The following is a genomic window from Solidesulfovibrio sp..
CTGCTCCACGGCGCGGCCATCTATCTGCTGTCCGCCTCCTGCATGACGCTCATGGTCTCGCGCCTGCCGCCGCAACACAGCGGCCAGGCCTTCAGCCTCTATTCCGTGGCCCTGCTGTTGCCCTATTCCCTGGTGCCGGCCGTGTGCGACCTGGTCGTGCCCCACCTGCCCTCGGCCGCCTATGGCTACCGGGACATGGCCTTGCTGCTGGTCCCGGGGCTGGCCATGATCTGGTTGCTGGGCCGCCGGCGCCGGGCGGCCGCGGACCAGGCCGCCCCGGCCAGGCCCATGTCGCTTGGCGAGATGTACAAAAACGCCGGCCAGCCGGCCATCGCTCTGGTGCTTGCCCTCAACGCCATCTACATCGTGGCGTTTTCGTCGCTGTTTTTCATGGCCAAGGGGCTGTTCCAGTCGCGCGGCCATGCCGATGTCGGCCTGTATTTCACCATCCAGATGTGCTGCATGATGGCCATCCGCCTCGGCGCCAACCGGCTGTTCGACCGGGTGCGCAAGGTCAGGCTCATCCGGCTGAGCTTCCTGCTTTCGGCCGCGAGCTTTCTGCTGGCCGCCCGGGCCACGACGCTGGCCGGGCTCTACGGCTCGTCCCTGGTCATGGGCATCGGCATGGGGGTCAGTTCGCCGGCGCTCTACGGGCTGATGTTCGACATTTCGCCGGCCCGCTTCAAGACGGTCAATTCCAACCTGATGATGCTGTCGCTGCAGATCGGCAATTTCCTGGGGCCGTTTCTGGGAGCGGCGGCCATGCACAGCTTCGGCTACGCCGGCATGCTGGAGGCCGATGCCGTCTGGTGCCTCGGCGGCGTGGCCCTGTGTTCCGTGCTGACCAGCCGCAAGGTGGATGTCGGGGGGATGGCGGCGCGGGCCTAGGGCGGCCTACGGCGTCGGGCAGTCGGGGTGGCCGGGGACGCGGCCCCGGACACCCCTCCGGAGGCTAGGCTCCCTGCACGGGAAGGCAGGTCAGGGCCGCGGCATAGCGGTACCCCACCTTCCCCGGAAACTGCCGCTCGATCTCCGCCGCGTTGCGTTCGGCATGGCCCGGGCTTTCGGCGAAAAAGTCGTTGAGCGCGATGGCCGCGAGCGACAGCCGGTGGCGCAGGGCGAAATGGCCGTAGACGATGGCGTCGGACAGGCAGCCGAGCCGGTTGGGCACGACCAGGATCGTCTCCAGCCCCAGGGCCAGGGCGAACTGGTAGTTGTAACGCCGCACCCCGAGCGGCACGGCCAGGCCGCCGGCGCTTTCGATGATTACCGCGTCGCGATCCTGGCACAAGGCTTCCAGGCGCGCCACGCATGCCTCGAAGGGAAACGGATCGAAGACGAAGCACGGCGAGGCCGGCTCGGCGGCCGTGAAAAGCGTCACCGCGTCCTCGGGGGCCAGGCCCGCCCGGTCAGCCACGAAGGCCGCGTCGTCGTCGGCCGGATAGCCCGTGGCCACGGGCTTGACGTAGCGCACGGACTGGCCTTCTTCCTTGAGTTTGCGAGCGAAAAAAGCCGAAAAATACGACTTGCCGATGCCCGTCCCGGTTCCGGTGATGAAATAGCGCTTCATTTGAGCACCGCCTTGACCGCATCCAGGGCGATGTCGGCCAGTCTGTCGATTTCTTCCAAGGTGATCACGTAGGGCGGCATGAAGTAGACGATGTCGCCCAGGTTGCGCAACCAGGCGCCGCGCTTCACCGCCTCGCGGTAGATGTGAAACCCGGTGCGCGCCCGCCAGTCGAAAGGTTGCCCCCGCTCGGGGTCGGCGTAGAGCTCCACGGCCGTGATCCAGCCGGTGTGGCGGATCTCCATGACGTGGCGATAGCCGGCGAAGCGCTCGCGCACGGCCCGTTGCAGATGGGCGATCTTGGCCCGGTTGGCGACGATGACGTCGTCTTCCTCGAAGATGCGCAGCGTGGCGCAGGCGGCGGCGCAGGCCAGCGGGTTTCCGGTGTAGCTGTGGGAATGCAGAAACGCCTTGTCGTCGGCGTAATCGTGATAAAAGGCGTCGAACACGGCGTCCGTGGTCAGCACGCAGGAAAGGGGCAGGGTGCCGCCGGTGATGCCCTTGGACAGGCACAGGAAATCCGGCGAGACCCCGGCCTGCTCGCAGGCGAACAGCGTCCCCGTGCGGCCGAAGCCCACGGCGATCTCGTCGGCGATGAAATGGATGCCGGCCGCCTGGGTGGCCCGGCGCAGCTTGGCCAGGTAGGCCGGCGGATACATGCGCATGCCCCCGGCGCACTGCACCAGCGGCTCGACGATCACCCCGGCCAGTTCGTCCTTGTGGGCGGCGATGGCCGCTTCCATGGCCGCGAAGCATTCGGTGTCGCAGGCGTCGCGGGTTTTGCCGTGGGGGCAGGCCAGGCAGTCCGGGCCGGCCACCTCGATCTGGGGCACGAAAAGAGGGGCAAAGGGCGCGGCGTACAGCCCGTCGCCGCACACGCCAAGCGCCCCGGCCGTTTCGCCGTGGTAGCCGTTTGCAAGGTACAGGAACCGGCATTTCTCGGGCTGGCCCAGGTTGCGGAAGGAGGCGTGGCTCATCTTGAGCGCCGCTTCCACGGCGCAGGAGCCGTTGTCCGCGAAAAACACGCGCGTCAGGCCCGGCAGGGCCACGGCCAGGAGGCGCTGCGCCAGTTCCTCGGCCGGGGCGTGGGTCACGCCGGCGAAAATCACGTGCTCGAGCCGGGAAAGCTGCTCGGTCACGGCTTGGACGATACGAGGATTGGCGTGGCCGAAAAGGTTGACCCACCAGGAGGATATGGCGTCGATATAGGTGTTTCCCTCGCGGTCGACGAGGTAAACCCCTTGACCCCGGTCCATAAAGACAGGAGGATACAGCTCGTGATCCTTCATCTGGGTGCAGGGATGCCAGATACGCATGGCCTCCCGCCCGGTACCGTAGAGCGACATGAGCACATCCTTTTTCGGCAGATACATCGTGCCCGAGGCGGCCAGGCTTCGCAACTCGGACAGCTTCCGGACCATTCCGCCGGTGGACGACGGCGCGGCCCGGGAAATCCTCTATTCGGGGACGCGGCTTTTAAACCTCGCCTCCAACAACTACCTGGGCCTGGCCGACCACACGGACCTGATCCTCGGCGCGGCCAAGGCCCTGGAGCGGCATGGCTGTTCGTCCGGGGCCTCGCGGCTGGTCACGGGCAACTTCGCCCTGGCCGAGACCCTGGAGGCGGAACTGGCCTCCTTCAAATACCAGGAGGCGGCCCTGGTGACCGGCAGCGGCTACGCCGCCAACCTGGCCGTTTTTTCCGCCCTGGCCGACCGCCACACCGTGGTGTTCTCCGACCGCCTCAACCATGCCAGCATCATCGACGGCATCCGGCTCTCGGGAGCCAGGCTCGTGCGCTACCGGCATCTGGACGTGGAGCATCTGGAGCGGCTGCTTGAGCGCGAGGGGCAGGTCGAGAAAAAAATCATCGTCACGGACACGGTCTTCAGCATGGACGGCGACGTGGCTCCCTTAGCGCGGATCGTCGAGCTTGGCAAAGCCCACGGGGCGCTGCTCGTGGTGGACGAGGCCCACGCCACCGGGGTCATCGGCCGGGGCCGGGGGCTCACCGCCGCGTTGGGGCTTTCCGACGACGTGGACGTGCACGTGGGCACCTTAAGCAAGGCGCTGGGGTCCCAGGGCGGGTTTGTCGCCGGCCGGGTGGAGACCATCGAGCTGTTGCGCAACCGTGGCCGCTCGTTTATTTTTTCCACCGCCCTGCCGCCGGCCGTGCTCGGGGCGTCGCTGGCCGCCCTGCGCCACATCAAGGCCAATCCCGGCGAGGGGGCGCGGCTGATGCGCCTGTCCAAGGAGATCCGGGATCACTTAAACGGCCTCGGCTTCGACACCATGGGCTCGACCACGCAGATCATCCCCGTGGCTTGCGGGCGCAACCGGGTGGCCCTGCACGCCCAGGCGCTGCTGTTGGCCGAAGGGCTCTACGTCGCGGCCGTGCGGCCGCCGACCGTCCCCGACGGCACGGCCAGGCTGCGGCTGTCGCTGCGGGCCGATCTGACCGAGGACGACATCAAGCGCATCCGCCTGGGCTTTTCCAGGCTTCGGGTCGCTTTTTTCCCATGACCGACGTGTTGTTTGTTTCCGGCTGGGCCGGCGTCGCAACGCTTTTTCCGGGCCTTGCGGCGCGGGCCGATTTCACCGTGCCGTTCATCGACGGCGACGAGGCGGCCCTTGTCGCCCGGGCGGCGGCCAGCCCGGCCCGGGTCCTGGCCGGCTGGTCCACGGGCGCGCATATGCTCCTCAAACACGGGGCGGCCCTTTTCCCCCGCTTTACGCGCGTGGTCCTGTTCGCGCCCTTCGCCCGTTTCACCGACAGCTTTCCCGAGCGCACCGTCCGGACCATGCGGGCGGCCATGGACGCCGACGCGGCAGCGACGGTGCGGGCTTTTTGGCAAAACTGCGGCCTGCCCCAGGCGCCGGCCTTCGATCCGGCCTGGGCCGCGCCCCTGGCCGCCGGGCTCGATTCCCTGCTGCTTTCCGCCGTTTCGGGCGAACCCGTGCCCGCCGGCAACGTCACGGTGGTCTGGGGCGAGGGAGATCGCATCGTGCGGCGCAAGGCCCTGGACCGGGTCCTGCCGCTTTTGCCCGGCGCCGCTCTTCGGCTGCAGGCCGGCGGGCACTGGCCCTCGCCGGACATCCTTGCGGAGCATTGTTTTTGAGTGCGACACCCATCCGCCGGCGCTTCGACAGGGCCGGGAGCACCTATGAGGACGCGGCGCGGGTGCAGCGCCTCGTGGCGGCCAGGCTCGCCGCGTTGTGCCCGCCGGCCCTCGACGGCGATGTCCTGGAGATCGGGGCCGGCAGCGGCCTGCTCACCCGCGAGCTGCTGCCGCGCCACGGCGGCGGGGCCTACGTGGCCCTGGACCTTTCGCCCGGCATGCTGGCCCGGGCGGCCATGCCCGGGGCGGTCAAGGTGGTGGCCGACGGCGAGCGGCCCCCGTTTGGGCCGGGCAGCTTCGACTTCCTGTGTTCGGCCTCGGCCATGCACTGGTACGCCGACCCGGCGGCGTCCCTCGCGGCCGACCTGCGCCTGCTGCGCCCGAGCGGCGGCTTCGCCCTGGCGCTCTACGTGGCGGGGACGCTGTGGGAGTTAGCGGAGGCGTCGCGGGCCACGGGTTTCGGCTCGGTCTTTCCCATGCGGCCGACGGCGTTTTACAGGGAATTGTTCGCGAGTCTGCCCGGCGTGCGGGCGACGTTCGCCGAGGAGCGCCACGTGGTGCGCCACGACAGTGTCCGGGCGATGCTCGCAAGCCTCAAGGGCGCGGGCGTGACGCACACGCCGGGGGTGAAGGCGGGCAGCCCGGGGCGGTACCGGGAGTTCGCCCGCCATTACGAGGCGCGCCACGGCACGGGCGGCACGGTCGAAACGACGTATGCCGTGGCGATGATATGGTCCGTCCAGCGTCCACACGACCAGGGCTGATTATTTGATAAAACTGAGTATCTTTTCCGCCACTGGACTGAAAAACGCCACGGCAAGGGCCGTCAAGCCGATCAGCACCTTGACCATGTTTTCCAGGCGGGCCAGGCGGGAGTTCAGTTCGCCACGCAACCGTTCCACATCGGCCTTGGTCGCCACCTCGGCCAACAAAGCGGACATGACTCGCTGATCCGAGGATTGAAACGCCTCGATGATCGGTTTGGCGGCTTCTTCCCTGAGAACCTTTTCCATGGCCTTGGATTGGTCGAAAAGCAGTGTCATGCCATTTTCCCGCCTGAATCGATGCCGTTAGCCACACCCTCTTTCCCGATTAACGCAGGCTCCGTCGGAAAGCTACCCTCGCTTCACCGCCCGGCCAGCACCCCCCGCTTGGAAAGCCGCCAGGCGTAGAAGACCACCGCCCCGAAAAGCACGATGCCCAGCGCCTGGGCGATCAGCCCGGCCGGGGCGATGACCGCCGCCGGGTCGGTTTTGTACCAGACCATGGCCGTGGAAAACAGGTTGCAGGCAAAAGCCAGGGCCAGCACGTTGACCGCCTGCTTGCGCAGCGAAAACAGCAAGGTCACCCCGACAAGGGTGAGCCCGGCGTTGACGTAGCCGATCACCCGGTCCATGACCGAAAATTTCGCCAGATAGGCCTGCTGCGCCGGGGCCATCTCCACCCCGCCGGCCGTGACGAAAAAAAGCCCCACGATCACCTGCACGGAACTGACGAGGTAAAAAAGGAATATCACCCAGACGAGGATGGGCCGTTTCCGTCCAGTTGCCGTTTCATGAGCCATATTCTCTTTCATAATACGTTCCTCGGAAAATGACGGACATGACAGAGGCGACGCGACAGGGATCGCCGAACTCCCTTACTACAATTATCACAAATGGATAACGCATCCGTTACGACATTTTCGCCACTCCATCTCCACAACTCGATTTATTGACACCATACCCTCGTTATTTTATCGTCACGCAGGTTGTCAAAGGCTGATTCCAGCACCGATACCAGTTCCACAAACCACGTGATCCATCCAAATAAATGCGGCGTTCCATTTTTTTCCCACTTGAGCATTATTGTCCATAAAAGGGTAGAGCATGAACTTATCAAGATTATTCTCCTCAATTGTATTGATGGCCATGATTGCAATGCCAGCAATCGCGCAAACCAACCAGTCTGTCGATACTGAAGAGATTACACGCACTGGACTGGGAAAAATCATAGCCATCCTGTCAACGAAAAACCAGAACATGACATGCCAGGCGATTCATTCCATAATAACAACTATAAAGTCACGACATAATATTAACGACAACGATCTTTCGTCTTCCACCAGCAACGGGTGCACCACATACACATACAAAGGCATCACTATAGGAAAAGCATGCTGCGCGGGCAACTCGGAACAGGTCCATCAACCAGACACAAACACCCTGCGTACCGGTGCACCCCATACGATTTCCTACCTTGACCCCAGTTCGGGTGACATTGGCGGCAGCAACAACGTCAGCATTTATGGAGAAAATTTCGACAAGCACGTTACTGTTGCATTCGGTGGCCTGCCAGCCACCAGTGTAACATCGTACGGAAACATGATCTCCGTTTCGGCCCCGGCCCATGCGGCCGGCACCGTCGACATAAGCGTCACCAACCAATGCGGCGTTACGGCAACCCTGAAAAACGGCTACACCTACAGCGCCCAGCCCGTCATATCCTCGCTCTCCCCAGAGAGCGGCCATACGGGCGGCAGCAAGAACCTCACGCTGTACGGCAGCAATTTTTCCTACTTCCCCTCCGTGCCCACGGTCACCCTCGGTGGAAAGAAAGCGACCAATGTCACGACCGAAGCCGGGGGAGGAGCGCTCTCCTTTGACGCGCCGGCCCATGCGGCCGCCACCGTCGACCTGGTCGTCACCAACCCCAGCGGAAAATCGGTCACCCTGGCCAAAGGCTACAGTTATTCCTCCACGCCGAGCATCACCTACCAATCGGACGTTTCCGGCCATATCGGCGGAATGGAAAACCTCATCCTCATGGGCGGCAACTTCTCCGATAGCGCGGGTGTCCCCACGGTCGCCTTCGGCGGCGTCGCGGGCAGCAACGTCAGCGTCTACGGAGGCGGTTCGGCGCTGTTCGTCGATACTCCCGCCCATGCGGCGGGAACCGTCAGCATCAAGCTGACCAACAGCGACGGCCCTTCGGCCACCCTTTCCAAGGCGTACGCGTATACAACGACCCCGGTCATCTCCTTCCTCTCCGCCGCCTCGGGAGATACGCACGGAAGCCAGGATCTCGTCATATACGGCGCCAATTTCGCCATGAAATCCGGAAAACCCTCCGTGACCATCGGCGGAACCACCGTAACCTCCGTCACTTCCTACGGCAATGCGCTTTTCGTCGACCCCGCCGCCCACGCCACCGGCACGGGCAGCCTTATCGTCGCCAATCCCGAAGGGCCGTCGGCCACCCTCACCAACGGCTACACCTATACCGCCCAACCGGTCATCTCTTCGGTCTTTCCCGGAACCGGAAGCGCCAACGGAACCGAGAACGTCATCATAAACGGCTATAACTTTTCCTACTTCCCCGGTGTCCCCACGGTGAAATTCGGTGACACGCCCGGCAGCAACGTCACCGTCTACGCCAATGGCCAATCCCTGTTCGTCGATGCGCCGGCCCATGCCGCGGGTTCCGTGCCCGTCACCGTCACGAATTCCAGCGGCTCTTCCGCCGTTTTCAAATACTATGGTTATACGGGATCCGTCTGCCCCGTTTTCAACATAACTCCCGCGCTTACAATCCTGATGCAGCAATAACCATCCGTGCCACCGCGGAGCGGCCGGCTCGTCGCTGGTCGCTCCCTCCCGCCTTTGGCCAGCCGCCACGCCCCGTCTCGACAAAATCCGCGCTTCCCCTTACACCTTCCGCTGTGTCGGGGGACACAAGGGAGGCCAAATGGCGAAGATTTTGGTGATCGACGACGACACGCACATCCGCGAAGTCTGCAAACTGGTCATCGAGAGCATGGGGCACGAGGTCGAGGCGCGGCCAAGCCTGACCAAGGGGCTCGAAGCCCTGGACAAGGAGCCCTACGACGTCGTCTACCTCGATGTGGACCTGCCCGACGGCAACGGGCTTTTGTCCATCCCCAGGATCACCGAACGCGACAAGGCCCCGGAGGTCATCATCTTCACCGGCGCGAGCTATCCCAACGGCGCGGAACTGGCCATAAAAAACGGCGCCTGGGACTACATCGAAAAGCCGGCCACGGCCGAGACCATGACCCTGCCGCTCATTCGCGCCCTCCAGTACCGCCGGGAAAAATTCGCCAACCGCCCGCCCACCGTGGCGCTCAAGCGCGAAGGCATCATCGGCAACAGCCAGCGCGTCTCAAGCTGCCTCGACCTGGTGGCCCAAGCCGCCAACTCCGACGCCAACACGCTCATTACCGGCGAAACCGGCACCGGCAAGGAACTCTTCGCCCGGGCCATCCACGACAACAGCGAACGGGTCGAGGGCCCTTTCGTCGTGGTCGACTGTTCGAGCCTGACGGAAACGCTCATCGAATCGGTGCTGTTCGGCCACGCCAAGGGGGCGTTCACCGGGGCGGAAAAAAAACAGGAAGGGCTGATCAAACAGGCGGACAAGGGCACGCTGTTCCTCGACGAAGTGGGCGAACTGCCCTTTTCCCAGCAAAAGGCCTTTTTGCGCGTGCTCCAGGAACGGCGCTTTCGCCCCGTGGGGGCCAAGGAGGAGGAAACGAGCGATTTCCGGCTCGTGGCCGCCACCAACAAGGACCTGGAAGCCATGGTCGCCGCCGGGGATTTCCGCAACGACTTGCTCTTTCGCCTGCGCACCATGCACATCCACATCCCGGCCCTGCGCGAGCGCGGCGAGGACATCCGGGAACTGACCATCCACTACATGAACGCCTACTGCAAGAAGTACAAGGTGCCGCTCAAGGGCTTTTCCCCGGAGTTCCTGGACAGCCTGCAGGAGTATGACTGGCCGGGCAACGTGCGTGAACTGGTCAACCTCATGGAAAACATCATCGTGCGCGCCCAGTTCGAGCCCACGCTCTACCCCAAGCACCTGCCGTCCGAGGTGCGCATCCGCATCATGAGCGGCAAGCGCCAGGAAGCGGCGGCGGGAAGCCCGGAGTCGGAACTGCTGCCCCCGGTGGAACCGGCCGCCGCCCAGGGCGAGCTGGTCCTCACGCCCTTCGACGACTACAAGAAGGAAACCGAGCACCGCTATTTCAAGGCGCTGATGCAAAAAACCGGCGGCGACATCCACAAGGCCTGCGAACTGTCCGACCTCGGCAAGCAGAGCCTGTACCGCTACCTGCGCATCCACGGCATCCCGACACGGACGTAGGAAAGGATCGGCCCTAGCCCGTCAGCGCCCGGAAAAAGAAGACCAAACAGGCCAGAAGCCCGACGATGGCCGCCAGCCCGGCCAGGGTCCCGCGCCGATGCGCCGGGCCGCCCACCGTCAGCCACCAGGCGAAACCGGCATTTAAAAGCGGCATCACGCCCCATTGCAGGATGGCGATGCTCATGGCGTTGCCGATGACCATGGAGACGGCCAGTCCCAGGGGCGAGAGAAACGGCCCCGGGAAAAGCGACAGTACCATGACCGTGGGGTACAGTCCCAAAAGCACGATGAGCGCCATCTTCCAGCCCGGCGGCGCGCTGGTTCCTGTCTCGTCGCGCAGGCAGGCGAACCAGGGGCCGAAACCGCGCGAAAACTCCTTGAGCTCGAAATCGCCGATCCGTTCCCGCAGCCGGGCCACCCACTCGGCCCGCACCGGCGAGGCCAGCCAGGCCTCAAGCTGGGCCGGCTCCTCGAAATGGATCACCGTGATCCACTCTTCGCCCTGCCCGGCCGGCGGCGGATAGACATCCGTGCCGCGAAAGCCGTCAAAGGCCTCGGCCGCGGCCGATATGCCGCGCTGCCAGGCCAGAAACCAGTCCTCCCGCCCCGCCGGCACCCGCTGGGACACCACGGCCGAAGCCCGGGCCACGCGTACGTCCATGTCGGCCTCCTTTCGGCCTGGGGGCGCCGGCCGTCGCCGTGCGGATCGCGCCGCAGGGACGGCCGGCGGCCACACCGTATCGCTTAGGACGCGGCCGGCTTCTTGTAGGCGCGCTCGCCGGCGATCCAGGTCTCGTCCACGTTGCGGTCGTCGCCCACGGCCATGACGGCGAACAGCACCTGCGCCGCCTCGTCCATGGTGCGCGGCCCGGCCTCGCCCACGGCCAGGGACTGATGCCAAGGCATGGCCGCCTGGCCGGCGTTCCAGTCCAGCACCACGAAATCGGCCTCCTTGCCCGGCTGGAAATTGCCGAGGACGTCGTCGAGGTACAGGGAATGGGCGCCGCCGAGGGTGGCCAGGTAGTAGGCCCGATACGGCGAGAGCTTGTTGCGCTCGGCCTCGGCCAGGTCCTGGTTGCGCGGGTCCACCGAGCCGTCGAGCATGGTGTTGTTGCACATGCCGACCTTGTAGGCCTCTTCCAGCACCCGCACGAGGGAAAACGCGTTGCCGCCGCCCATGTCGCTGCCAACCGACACCCGCACCGGATGTTCGGGGTCCTTGGCCCGGCCCAGGCGGAACAGCCCGCTGCCGAGGAACAGATTGGACAGCGGACAGAAGGAGATGGCCGCGCCGGCCTTGGAAAACCGCCGCATCTCGTCGCCCGAAAGCCAGATGCCGTGCCCGGCCGTGAACTTTGGCCCCAAAAGCCCATGCTTCTCGTGGACCTGCGTGTAGTCGGTGCAATCCGGAAAATGCTCCTTGGCCGTGCGCACCTCCGAGGGGTTCTCGGATATGTGCGTGTTGACCCAGCAGTCCGGGCATTCCTCCTTGAGCTGGCGGCAGCGGTCCATCATCTCGCCGGTGCAGCCCACGGCGAAACGCGGGGTGATGGCGTAGAGGTTGCGGCCCTTGCGGTGGTAGCGTTCGATGAGCCGCTTGGACTCGCTGTAGAAGTCGTCGGGGGAGATCAGGAAGTCCTTGGGCGCGAAGCGGTCCACGCCGGTTAAGCCCGCGATCACGCGCATGTTGCGCCGGGTCGCCTCCTCGAAGAACTCCTCGGTGGAAACCGGGCTGCTCGTGGTGAAGGCCTGGCAGGTGGTGGTGCCGCCGGCCAGCAGGGCGTCGAAGAAAAGCCCCGCCGCCTTGCGGGCGTACTCCCGGTCGGCGTACTTGCTCTCCTCAGGGAAAATCCACTTCTGGAGCCAGTCCAGGAGCTGGTTGCCATAGGCGCCGAGCACCCGCACCTGGGGGAAGTGGATGTGGCCGTCGATGAACCCCGGCAAGATGAGCCGGTTTTGGATATGGGTGACGGGCAGGCCCGGATGGCGGGCCGAGACCTCTTCAAAGGGGCCGAAATCGGTGATCGTTCCGTTCTCGACCACCAGCAGCCCGTCCGGGACGAATCGGGCCGCTTCCTGTTCCTTGCCGGCATGCTTCCACGGGTCGTCCAGGAAGTCGAAAAACATGCCGCGTATGGCGCGTGGGTTGGTCTCCATTGACGATCTCTCCTGCAACGGATGTTTAAGGGAGATCCGTCGGTGCGCCGACTCTCTGGGCAAGCCGGTCGGCAAGGACCGGATCATGCCTTCCAAATAAGACCGGTCCGGCCCCTGGCCAGAGATAAATAAGATGTTTTTAATCCCAAATGCGAATAACAGCCGACACCCGGGCAGAATATCGAAAACCTACAGATATTCCCGTTGGTTGAGACCGAACAGGCAGAAGACCTCGTAGGGGATGGTCTCCCACCACACGGCCAACTCGTCGGCAGTGACCGCGC
Proteins encoded in this region:
- the guaD gene encoding guanine deaminase, which codes for METNPRAIRGMFFDFLDDPWKHAGKEQEAARFVPDGLLVVENGTITDFGPFEEVSARHPGLPVTHIQNRLILPGFIDGHIHFPQVRVLGAYGNQLLDWLQKWIFPEESKYADREYARKAAGLFFDALLAGGTTTCQAFTTSSPVSTEEFFEEATRRNMRVIAGLTGVDRFAPKDFLISPDDFYSESKRLIERYHRKGRNLYAITPRFAVGCTGEMMDRCRQLKEECPDCWVNTHISENPSEVRTAKEHFPDCTDYTQVHEKHGLLGPKFTAGHGIWLSGDEMRRFSKAGAAISFCPLSNLFLGSGLFRLGRAKDPEHPVRVSVGSDMGGGNAFSLVRVLEEAYKVGMCNNTMLDGSVDPRNQDLAEAERNKLSPYRAYYLATLGGAHSLYLDDVLGNFQPGKEADFVVLDWNAGQAAMPWHQSLAVGEAGPRTMDEAAQVLFAVMAVGDDRNVDETWIAGERAYKKPAAS